From the genome of Neodiprion pinetum isolate iyNeoPine1 chromosome 3, iyNeoPine1.2, whole genome shotgun sequence, one region includes:
- the tyn gene encoding uncharacterized protein tyn isoform X2 — MGSVPVSLSALALILAFVSTSHAALARTAFEKLTDYDYRGVTYYTVRNLSLYECQGWCREEVECQAFAFSFVPNPLAPTQDTVCQLQNETAASNPSVQPQRAANMYYMVKLQLRSENVCLRPWSFERIPNKMIRGLDNALIYTSTKDACLAACLNEHRFACRSVEYNYFSLQCHLSDSDRRTTGQYVQFVDAQGIDYFENLCLKGKEACKTQRIFQTPRIGVADDKVAQYAGLHYYTDKELQVQSESACRLACEIENEFLCRSFLYRGPPQGASYNCQLFHLDHFTLPDGPSTYLNAERPLIDNGERVGSYFENFCEKSLGPHVDPLPVVFDSTEDPTINNLTRTDVNCDKTGTCYDVSVDCKDTRIAVQVRTNKPFNGRIYALGRSETCNIDVLNSDLFRLDLTMSGQDCNTQSVTGMYSNTVVLQHHSVVMTKADKIYKVKCTYDMSSKNITFGMMPIRDPEMISITSAPEAPPPRIRILDSRSREVETVRIGDKLTFRIEIPDDTPYGIFARSCVAMAKDSKSTFQIIDDEGCPVDPLIFPSFTTDGNALQSIYEAFRFTESYGVIFQCNVKYCLGPCEPAVCEWGRESVESWGKRRRRSVANSTEAKGEDMTLSQEILVLDFGDEKQSEFLRNDASIDFNEAEKTVTIIEPCPTKTSVLTLGVTCALLVLIYIATIFSYYMKKWLTPRKMVA, encoded by the exons ATGGGTTCAGTTCCAGTCAGCCTCAGCGCGTTGGCGTTGATCCTAGCGTTCGTCAGCACGTCGCACGCAGCTTtag CGAGGActgcgtttgaaaaattaacggatTACGACTACAGAGGTGTAACGTACTACACGGTGAGGAATCTGTCGCTGTACGAATGCCAAGGATGGTGTCGGGAGGAAGTCGAATGCCAGGCGTTCGCATTTTCCTTCGTGCCTAATCCCTTGGCGCCCACGCAGGACACAGTATGTCAGCTTCAGAATGAAACAGCCGCCTCGAATCCCAGTGTTCAACCGCAAAGGGCAGCGAATATGTACTACATGGTCAAACTGCAGCTCAGATCAG AGAACGTCTGTCTTCGGCCTTGGTCCTTCGAGCGCATCCCAAACAAAATGATTCGAGGCCTGGACAACGCCCTGATCTACACTTCGACGAAGGATGCATGCCTAGCCGCCTGCCTCAACGAACACCGTTTCGCTTGCCGCTCCGTCGAATACAATTACTTCTCTCTCCAGTGTCACCTAAGCGATTCGGACAGGCGAACAACCGGGCAATATGTCCAGTTCGTCGATGCTCAAGGCattgattatttcgaaaacttgTGCTTGAAAG GTAAGGAGGCATGCAAGACTCAGAGGATATTCCAGACGCCACGCATCGGTGTCGCCGATGACAAAGTTGCTCAGTATGCCGGACTCCACTACTACACAGACAAAGAGCTCCAGGTTCAGAGTGAATCAGCTTGCAGATTGGCTTGTGAAATAGAAAACGAATTCCTGTGCAGGTCATTCCTCTATCGTGGCCCCCCTCAGGGTGCATCATACAATTGTCAATTGTTCCACCTCGACCATTTCACACTGCCTGATGGACCCTCGACATACTTGAATGCCGAGAGGCCTCTTATCGACAACGGGGAACGGGTTGGATCCTACTTCGAGAACTTCTGCGAAA AGAGCCTTGGACCTCACGTAGATCCTCTTCCCGTAGTTTTCGACAGCACCGAGGATCCGACCATTAACAATTTAACCCGGACCGACGTTAATTGCGACAAAACTGGAACTTGTTACGACG TTTCCGTGGACTGCAAGGACACGCGAATCGCTGTTCAAGTTCGTACAAACAAACCTTTCAACGGGCGTATTTACGCATTGGGTCGTTCGGAAACGTGCAATATCGATGTATTGAACAGCGATTTGTTTAGACTTGATTTAACGATGAGCGGGCAGGATTGCAATACTCAGAGTGTG ACGGGAATGTACTCGAACACAGTTGTGCTGCAACATCACTCGGTGGTAATGACAAAGGCAGACAAGATCTACAAAGTGAAATGCACCTACGACATGTCATCGAAGAACATAACATTTGGGATGATGCCGATCAGAGACCCGGAAATGATCAGCATAACTAGCGCCCCGGAAGCTCCTCCACCAAGGATTCGTATTTTGGACAGCAGATCCAGGGAAGTTGAAACGGTGCGCATTGGGGACAAGCTTACGTTCAGAATTGAAATTCCAGACGATA CTCCATACGGGATCTTTGCACGTAGCTGCGTTGCCATGGCCAAAGATTCTAAAAGTACCTTCCAAATCATCGATGACGAAGG ATGTCCAGTGGACCCTTTGATCTTCCCCAGCTTTACTACAGACGGGAATGCGCTGCAGTCCATCTACGAAGCGTTTAGATTTACCGAATCTTACGGCGTGATATTCCAGTGTAACGTTAAATATTGCCTGGGACCTTGCGAGCCG GCTGTCTGCGAATGGGGCCGTGAATCGGTGGAATCATGGGGCAAAAGGCGCAGGAGAAGCGTTGCTAATTCCACCGAAGCGAAGGGCGAAGATATGACTTTGTCTCAGGAAATTCTCGTGTTGGACTTTGGCGATGAAAAGCAATCTGAGTTCTTGCGTAACGATGCCAGCATAGATTTCAACGAAGCAG AAAAAACAGTGACCATCATAGAGCCTTGTCCAACGAAAACATCGGTACTTACACTCGGCGTAACCTGTGCTCTGTTGGTTTTGATCTACATAGCAACAATATTCTCTTACTATATGAAGAAGTGGTTGACGCCTCGCAAAATGGTGGCATGA
- the tyn gene encoding uncharacterized protein tyn isoform X1, with protein MGSVPVSLSALALILAFVSTSHAALARTAFEKLTDYDYRGVTYYTVRNLSLYECQGWCREEVECQAFAFSFVPNPLAPTQDTVCQLQNETAASNPSVQPQRAANMYYMVKLQLRSENVCLRPWSFERIPNKMIRGLDNALIYTSTKDACLAACLNEHRFACRSVEYNYFSLQCHLSDSDRRTTGQYVQFVDAQGIDYFENLCLKGKEACKTQRIFQTPRIGVADDKVAQYAGLHYYTDKELQVQSESACRLACEIENEFLCRSFLYRGPPQGASYNCQLFHLDHFTLPDGPSTYLNAERPLIDNGERVGSYFENFCEKSLGPHVDPLPVVFDSTEDPTINNLTRTDVNCDKTGTCYDVSVDCKDTRIAVQVRTNKPFNGRIYALGRSETCNIDVLNSDLFRLDLTMSGQDCNTQSVRDGFQTGMYSNTVVLQHHSVVMTKADKIYKVKCTYDMSSKNITFGMMPIRDPEMISITSAPEAPPPRIRILDSRSREVETVRIGDKLTFRIEIPDDTPYGIFARSCVAMAKDSKSTFQIIDDEGCPVDPLIFPSFTTDGNALQSIYEAFRFTESYGVIFQCNVKYCLGPCEPAVCEWGRESVESWGKRRRRSVANSTEAKGEDMTLSQEILVLDFGDEKQSEFLRNDASIDFNEAEKTVTIIEPCPTKTSVLTLGVTCALLVLIYIATIFSYYMKKWLTPRKMVA; from the exons ATGGGTTCAGTTCCAGTCAGCCTCAGCGCGTTGGCGTTGATCCTAGCGTTCGTCAGCACGTCGCACGCAGCTTtag CGAGGActgcgtttgaaaaattaacggatTACGACTACAGAGGTGTAACGTACTACACGGTGAGGAATCTGTCGCTGTACGAATGCCAAGGATGGTGTCGGGAGGAAGTCGAATGCCAGGCGTTCGCATTTTCCTTCGTGCCTAATCCCTTGGCGCCCACGCAGGACACAGTATGTCAGCTTCAGAATGAAACAGCCGCCTCGAATCCCAGTGTTCAACCGCAAAGGGCAGCGAATATGTACTACATGGTCAAACTGCAGCTCAGATCAG AGAACGTCTGTCTTCGGCCTTGGTCCTTCGAGCGCATCCCAAACAAAATGATTCGAGGCCTGGACAACGCCCTGATCTACACTTCGACGAAGGATGCATGCCTAGCCGCCTGCCTCAACGAACACCGTTTCGCTTGCCGCTCCGTCGAATACAATTACTTCTCTCTCCAGTGTCACCTAAGCGATTCGGACAGGCGAACAACCGGGCAATATGTCCAGTTCGTCGATGCTCAAGGCattgattatttcgaaaacttgTGCTTGAAAG GTAAGGAGGCATGCAAGACTCAGAGGATATTCCAGACGCCACGCATCGGTGTCGCCGATGACAAAGTTGCTCAGTATGCCGGACTCCACTACTACACAGACAAAGAGCTCCAGGTTCAGAGTGAATCAGCTTGCAGATTGGCTTGTGAAATAGAAAACGAATTCCTGTGCAGGTCATTCCTCTATCGTGGCCCCCCTCAGGGTGCATCATACAATTGTCAATTGTTCCACCTCGACCATTTCACACTGCCTGATGGACCCTCGACATACTTGAATGCCGAGAGGCCTCTTATCGACAACGGGGAACGGGTTGGATCCTACTTCGAGAACTTCTGCGAAA AGAGCCTTGGACCTCACGTAGATCCTCTTCCCGTAGTTTTCGACAGCACCGAGGATCCGACCATTAACAATTTAACCCGGACCGACGTTAATTGCGACAAAACTGGAACTTGTTACGACG TTTCCGTGGACTGCAAGGACACGCGAATCGCTGTTCAAGTTCGTACAAACAAACCTTTCAACGGGCGTATTTACGCATTGGGTCGTTCGGAAACGTGCAATATCGATGTATTGAACAGCGATTTGTTTAGACTTGATTTAACGATGAGCGGGCAGGATTGCAATACTCAGAGTGTG CGTGACGGTTTTCAGACGGGAATGTACTCGAACACAGTTGTGCTGCAACATCACTCGGTGGTAATGACAAAGGCAGACAAGATCTACAAAGTGAAATGCACCTACGACATGTCATCGAAGAACATAACATTTGGGATGATGCCGATCAGAGACCCGGAAATGATCAGCATAACTAGCGCCCCGGAAGCTCCTCCACCAAGGATTCGTATTTTGGACAGCAGATCCAGGGAAGTTGAAACGGTGCGCATTGGGGACAAGCTTACGTTCAGAATTGAAATTCCAGACGATA CTCCATACGGGATCTTTGCACGTAGCTGCGTTGCCATGGCCAAAGATTCTAAAAGTACCTTCCAAATCATCGATGACGAAGG ATGTCCAGTGGACCCTTTGATCTTCCCCAGCTTTACTACAGACGGGAATGCGCTGCAGTCCATCTACGAAGCGTTTAGATTTACCGAATCTTACGGCGTGATATTCCAGTGTAACGTTAAATATTGCCTGGGACCTTGCGAGCCG GCTGTCTGCGAATGGGGCCGTGAATCGGTGGAATCATGGGGCAAAAGGCGCAGGAGAAGCGTTGCTAATTCCACCGAAGCGAAGGGCGAAGATATGACTTTGTCTCAGGAAATTCTCGTGTTGGACTTTGGCGATGAAAAGCAATCTGAGTTCTTGCGTAACGATGCCAGCATAGATTTCAACGAAGCAG AAAAAACAGTGACCATCATAGAGCCTTGTCCAACGAAAACATCGGTACTTACACTCGGCGTAACCTGTGCTCTGTTGGTTTTGATCTACATAGCAACAATATTCTCTTACTATATGAAGAAGTGGTTGACGCCTCGCAAAATGGTGGCATGA